From one Tiliqua scincoides isolate rTilSci1 chromosome 14, rTilSci1.hap2, whole genome shotgun sequence genomic stretch:
- the GIT2 gene encoding ARF GTPase-activating protein GIT2 isoform X1, whose translation MSKRLRSSEVCADCSAPDPSWASVNRGVLICDECCSIHRSLGRHISQVRHLKHTPWPPTLLQMVETLYNNGANSIWEHSLLDPASVMSGRRKASPQDKVHPNKAEFIRAKYQMLAFVHRLPCRDDDSVTAKDLSKQLHSSVRTGNLETCLRLLSLGAQANFFHPEKGNTPLHVAAKTGQILQAELLAVYGADPGTQDSSGKTPIDYAKQGGHHELAERLVEMQYELTDRLAFYLCGRKPDHKGGQHFIIPQMADSSLDLSELAKAAKKKLQSLSNHLFEELAMDVYDEVDRRETDAVWLATQNHSTLVTETTVVPFLPVNPEYSSTRNQGRQKLARFNAHEFATLVIDILGDAKRRQQGNPVLSAKENVELILKAVNSQHSTESQDNDQPDYDSVASDEEVDLETSSLKAPRQKSLDSDLSDGPITAQEYLQVKNALVASEAKIQQLLKVNIHLSDELRITQKKLQTLQSENTSLRRQATPSACQGPTGSEYTEAGNHSPLKWRPSVRSSRPMSMYETGSVQKPYLPLAEVSYPEENATSRLQPFPLHIGKSGLATSSSSSVPSFPSELSWSRDKNTRKTSKLEKQSSLPDGDYDNTVPALELDETGSQRKGRQRSAVLPQGERAVLPESKEPDAIPSTSLPSTEDVIRKTEQITKNIQELLRAAQENKHDSYIPCSERIRVAVTEMAALFPKKPRSELVRTSLRLLTSSAYRLHSECAKALPPESCPTADVQLVTQQVIQCAYDIAKAAKQLVTITTKENSN comes from the exons ATGTCGAAGCGGCTGCGGAGCAGCGAGGTGTGCGCGGACTGCAGCGCTCCTG ATCCATCCTGGGCATCTGTCAACAGAGGGGTCTTGATCTGCGATGAGTGCTGCAGCATCCACCGGAGCCTGGGCCGGCACATCTCCCAAGTCAGGCACCTCAAGCACACTCCGTGGCCCCCAACGCTGCTGCAG atggTGGAGACCTTGTACAATAATGGCGCAAACTCCATTTGGGAACATTCGCTGCTGGACCCTGCATCGGTCATGAGTGGAAGGCGCAAAGCAAGCCCCCAGGACAAAGTGCA CCCCAACAAAGCTGAATTTATCCGGGCGAAGTATCAGATGCTGGCCTTTGTTCATCGCCTGCCTTGCCGGGATGATGACAGTGTGACCGCCAAAGACCTCAGTAAG CAACTCCATTCCAGCGTGCGGACTGGGAACCTGGAAACCTGTTTGCGGCTGCTGTCCCTGGGTGCGCAGGCCAACTTCTTCCACCCC GAGAAGGGAAACACCCCACTGCATGTGGCTGCCAAGACCGGTCAGATTTTGCAGGCGGAATTGCTGGCGGTGTACGGAGCCGATCCTGGCACACAGGACTCCAGTGGGAAGACGCCAATCGATTATGCAAA ACAAGGAGGGCATCACGAGCTGGCGGAACGCCTGGTGGAGATGCAGTACGAGCTCACAGACAGGCTGGCCTTCTATCTGTGTGGCAGGAAACCCG ACCacaaaggagggcagcatttcatCATACCTCAGATGGCAGACAG CAGTTTAGATTTGTCGGAACTGGCCAAGGCAGCCAAGAAGAAGCTTCAGTCG CTGAGCAATCACTTGTTTGAGGAACTTGCCATGGATGTCTACGACGAGGTGGACCGGCGGGAGACAGACGCAG TGTGGCTGGCCACGCAGAACCACAGCACGCTGGTCACCGAGACGACGGTCGTTCCTTTCCTCCCTGTAAATCCAGAGTACTCCTCAACAAGGAACCAG GGGAGGCAGAAGCTGGCCCGGTTCAACGCTCACGAGTTTGCAACTCTCGTCATCGACATCCTCGGGGACGCCAAACGGAGGCAGCAAGGGAATCCTGTCCTGAGCGCCAAAG AAAATGTGGAGCTGATCTTGAAAGCAGTCAACAGCCAGCACAGTACAGAGAGTCAGGACAATGACCAGCCTGACTATGACAGTGTTGCCTCCGACGAGGAGGTAGATCTGGAGACCAGCTCCCTCAAGGCGCCTCGGCAGAAG AGCCTGGATTCTGATTTGTCGGATGGGCCCATCACCGCCCAGGAATACCTGCAGGTGAAAAACGCCCTGGTGGCTTCGGAGGCAAAAATCCAGCAGCTATTGAAGGTGAACATCCACTTGAGCGATGAGCTGAGGATCACGCAGAAGAAG CTTCAGACGCTGCAGAGCGAGAACACCAGCCTCCGAAGGCAAGCCACGCCTAGCGCTTGCCAGGGGCCCACAGGCTCTGAATACACGGAGGCCGGCAACCACTCGCCCTTAAAGTGGCGGCCCTCAGTCCGGAGCAGCAGGCCCATGTCCATGTACGAGACTGGATCGGTGCAGAAGCCCTACCTGCCGCTGGCCGAGGTCTCCTACCCTGAGGAGAACGCCACATCGCGGCTGCAGCCCTTCCCTCTCCAT ATTGGGAAGAGTGGGTTGGCCACCAGCTCTTCTTCGTCTGTGCCCTCCTTCCCCTCCGAACTTTCCTGGTCAAGAGACAAAAACACACGAAAG acATCCAAACTGGAAAAGCAGAGCAGCTTGCCCGACGGGGACTACGACAATACAGTCCCTGCCCTGGAGCTGGACGAGACGGG ATCCCAGAGGAAAGGGAGGCAGCGAAGTGCCGTCCTCCCACAGGGAGAAAGAGCCGTCCTCCCTGAGAGCAAGGAGCCTGACGCTATCCCCAGCACCAGCCTCCCCAGCACAGAGGACGTCATTCGAAAGACGGAGCAGATCACCAAGAACATCCAGGAGCTCCTGCGAGCAGCTCAGGAGAACAAGCATGACAG CTACATACCCTGCTCAGAAAGGATCCGCGTGGCAGTGACAGAGATGGCCGCCCTCTTCCCAAAA AAGCCCCGGTCGGAGCTGGTGCGCACCTCGCTGCGGCTGCTGACCTCCAGCGCCTACCGCTTGCATTCCGAGTGTGCCAAGGCGCTCCCGCCAGAGTCCTGCCCCACGGCTGACGTCCAGCTGGTCACCCAGCAGGTCATCCAGTGCGCCTACGACATCGCCAAGGCCGCCAAGCAGCTGGTCACCATCACAACCAAAGAGAACAGCAACTGA
- the GIT2 gene encoding ARF GTPase-activating protein GIT2 isoform X5: MSKRLRSSEVCADCSAPDPSWASVNRGVLICDECCSIHRSLGRHISQVRHLKHTPWPPTLLQMVETLYNNGANSIWEHSLLDPASVMSGRRKASPQDKVHPNKAEFIRAKYQMLAFVHRLPCRDDDSVTAKDLSKQLHSSVRTGNLETCLRLLSLGAQANFFHPEKGNTPLHVAAKTGQILQAELLAVYGADPGTQDSSGKTPIDYAKQGGHHELAERLVEMQYELTDRLAFYLCGRKPDHKGGQHFIIPQMADSSLDLSELAKAAKKKLQSLSNHLFEELAMDVYDEVDRRETDAVWLATQNHSTLVTETTVVPFLPVNPEYSSTRNQGRQKLARFNAHEFATLVIDILGDAKRRQQGNPVLSAKENVELILKAVNSQHSTESQDNDQPDYDSVASDEEVDLETSSLKAPRQKSLDSDLSDGPITAQEYLQVKNALVASEAKIQQLLKVNIHLSDELRITQKKLQTLQSENTSLRRQATPSACQGPTGSEYTEAGNHSPLKWRPSVRSSRPMSMYETGSVQKPYLPLAEVSYPEENATSRLQPFPLHTSKLEKQSSLPDGDYDNTVPALELDETGSQRKGRQRSAVLPQGERAVLPESKEPDAIPSTSLPSTEDVIRKTEQITKNIQELLRAAQENKHDSYIPCSERIRVAVTEMAALFPKKPRSELVRTSLRLLTSSAYRLHSECAKALPPESCPTADVQLVTQQVIQCAYDIAKAAKQLVTITTKENSN, translated from the exons ATGTCGAAGCGGCTGCGGAGCAGCGAGGTGTGCGCGGACTGCAGCGCTCCTG ATCCATCCTGGGCATCTGTCAACAGAGGGGTCTTGATCTGCGATGAGTGCTGCAGCATCCACCGGAGCCTGGGCCGGCACATCTCCCAAGTCAGGCACCTCAAGCACACTCCGTGGCCCCCAACGCTGCTGCAG atggTGGAGACCTTGTACAATAATGGCGCAAACTCCATTTGGGAACATTCGCTGCTGGACCCTGCATCGGTCATGAGTGGAAGGCGCAAAGCAAGCCCCCAGGACAAAGTGCA CCCCAACAAAGCTGAATTTATCCGGGCGAAGTATCAGATGCTGGCCTTTGTTCATCGCCTGCCTTGCCGGGATGATGACAGTGTGACCGCCAAAGACCTCAGTAAG CAACTCCATTCCAGCGTGCGGACTGGGAACCTGGAAACCTGTTTGCGGCTGCTGTCCCTGGGTGCGCAGGCCAACTTCTTCCACCCC GAGAAGGGAAACACCCCACTGCATGTGGCTGCCAAGACCGGTCAGATTTTGCAGGCGGAATTGCTGGCGGTGTACGGAGCCGATCCTGGCACACAGGACTCCAGTGGGAAGACGCCAATCGATTATGCAAA ACAAGGAGGGCATCACGAGCTGGCGGAACGCCTGGTGGAGATGCAGTACGAGCTCACAGACAGGCTGGCCTTCTATCTGTGTGGCAGGAAACCCG ACCacaaaggagggcagcatttcatCATACCTCAGATGGCAGACAG CAGTTTAGATTTGTCGGAACTGGCCAAGGCAGCCAAGAAGAAGCTTCAGTCG CTGAGCAATCACTTGTTTGAGGAACTTGCCATGGATGTCTACGACGAGGTGGACCGGCGGGAGACAGACGCAG TGTGGCTGGCCACGCAGAACCACAGCACGCTGGTCACCGAGACGACGGTCGTTCCTTTCCTCCCTGTAAATCCAGAGTACTCCTCAACAAGGAACCAG GGGAGGCAGAAGCTGGCCCGGTTCAACGCTCACGAGTTTGCAACTCTCGTCATCGACATCCTCGGGGACGCCAAACGGAGGCAGCAAGGGAATCCTGTCCTGAGCGCCAAAG AAAATGTGGAGCTGATCTTGAAAGCAGTCAACAGCCAGCACAGTACAGAGAGTCAGGACAATGACCAGCCTGACTATGACAGTGTTGCCTCCGACGAGGAGGTAGATCTGGAGACCAGCTCCCTCAAGGCGCCTCGGCAGAAG AGCCTGGATTCTGATTTGTCGGATGGGCCCATCACCGCCCAGGAATACCTGCAGGTGAAAAACGCCCTGGTGGCTTCGGAGGCAAAAATCCAGCAGCTATTGAAGGTGAACATCCACTTGAGCGATGAGCTGAGGATCACGCAGAAGAAG CTTCAGACGCTGCAGAGCGAGAACACCAGCCTCCGAAGGCAAGCCACGCCTAGCGCTTGCCAGGGGCCCACAGGCTCTGAATACACGGAGGCCGGCAACCACTCGCCCTTAAAGTGGCGGCCCTCAGTCCGGAGCAGCAGGCCCATGTCCATGTACGAGACTGGATCGGTGCAGAAGCCCTACCTGCCGCTGGCCGAGGTCTCCTACCCTGAGGAGAACGCCACATCGCGGCTGCAGCCCTTCCCTCTCCAT acATCCAAACTGGAAAAGCAGAGCAGCTTGCCCGACGGGGACTACGACAATACAGTCCCTGCCCTGGAGCTGGACGAGACGGG ATCCCAGAGGAAAGGGAGGCAGCGAAGTGCCGTCCTCCCACAGGGAGAAAGAGCCGTCCTCCCTGAGAGCAAGGAGCCTGACGCTATCCCCAGCACCAGCCTCCCCAGCACAGAGGACGTCATTCGAAAGACGGAGCAGATCACCAAGAACATCCAGGAGCTCCTGCGAGCAGCTCAGGAGAACAAGCATGACAG CTACATACCCTGCTCAGAAAGGATCCGCGTGGCAGTGACAGAGATGGCCGCCCTCTTCCCAAAA AAGCCCCGGTCGGAGCTGGTGCGCACCTCGCTGCGGCTGCTGACCTCCAGCGCCTACCGCTTGCATTCCGAGTGTGCCAAGGCGCTCCCGCCAGAGTCCTGCCCCACGGCTGACGTCCAGCTGGTCACCCAGCAGGTCATCCAGTGCGCCTACGACATCGCCAAGGCCGCCAAGCAGCTGGTCACCATCACAACCAAAGAGAACAGCAACTGA
- the GIT2 gene encoding ARF GTPase-activating protein GIT2 isoform X3: MSKRLRSSEVCADCSAPDPSWASVNRGVLICDECCSIHRSLGRHISQVRHLKHTPWPPTLLQMVETLYNNGANSIWEHSLLDPASVMSGRRKASPQDKVHPNKAEFIRAKYQMLAFVHRLPCRDDDSVTAKDLSKQLHSSVRTGNLETCLRLLSLGAQANFFHPEKGNTPLHVAAKTGQILQAELLAVYGADPGTQDSSGKTPIDYAKQGGHHELAERLVEMQYELTDRLAFYLCGRKPDHKGGQHFIIPQMADSSLDLSELAKAAKKKLQSLSNHLFEELAMDVYDEVDRRETDAVWLATQNHSTLVTETTVVPFLPVNPEYSSTRNQGRQKLARFNAHEFATLVIDILGDAKRRQQGNPVLSAKENVELILKAVNSQHSTESQDNDQPDYDSVASDEEVDLETSSLKAPRQKSLDSDLSDGPITAQEYLQVKNALVASEAKIQQLLKLQTLQSENTSLRRQATPSACQGPTGSEYTEAGNHSPLKWRPSVRSSRPMSMYETGSVQKPYLPLAEVSYPEENATSRLQPFPLHIGKSGLATSSSSSVPSFPSELSWSRDKNTRKTSKLEKQSSLPDGDYDNTVPALELDETGSQRKGRQRSAVLPQGERAVLPESKEPDAIPSTSLPSTEDVIRKTEQITKNIQELLRAAQENKHDSYIPCSERIRVAVTEMAALFPKKPRSELVRTSLRLLTSSAYRLHSECAKALPPESCPTADVQLVTQQVIQCAYDIAKAAKQLVTITTKENSN; encoded by the exons ATGTCGAAGCGGCTGCGGAGCAGCGAGGTGTGCGCGGACTGCAGCGCTCCTG ATCCATCCTGGGCATCTGTCAACAGAGGGGTCTTGATCTGCGATGAGTGCTGCAGCATCCACCGGAGCCTGGGCCGGCACATCTCCCAAGTCAGGCACCTCAAGCACACTCCGTGGCCCCCAACGCTGCTGCAG atggTGGAGACCTTGTACAATAATGGCGCAAACTCCATTTGGGAACATTCGCTGCTGGACCCTGCATCGGTCATGAGTGGAAGGCGCAAAGCAAGCCCCCAGGACAAAGTGCA CCCCAACAAAGCTGAATTTATCCGGGCGAAGTATCAGATGCTGGCCTTTGTTCATCGCCTGCCTTGCCGGGATGATGACAGTGTGACCGCCAAAGACCTCAGTAAG CAACTCCATTCCAGCGTGCGGACTGGGAACCTGGAAACCTGTTTGCGGCTGCTGTCCCTGGGTGCGCAGGCCAACTTCTTCCACCCC GAGAAGGGAAACACCCCACTGCATGTGGCTGCCAAGACCGGTCAGATTTTGCAGGCGGAATTGCTGGCGGTGTACGGAGCCGATCCTGGCACACAGGACTCCAGTGGGAAGACGCCAATCGATTATGCAAA ACAAGGAGGGCATCACGAGCTGGCGGAACGCCTGGTGGAGATGCAGTACGAGCTCACAGACAGGCTGGCCTTCTATCTGTGTGGCAGGAAACCCG ACCacaaaggagggcagcatttcatCATACCTCAGATGGCAGACAG CAGTTTAGATTTGTCGGAACTGGCCAAGGCAGCCAAGAAGAAGCTTCAGTCG CTGAGCAATCACTTGTTTGAGGAACTTGCCATGGATGTCTACGACGAGGTGGACCGGCGGGAGACAGACGCAG TGTGGCTGGCCACGCAGAACCACAGCACGCTGGTCACCGAGACGACGGTCGTTCCTTTCCTCCCTGTAAATCCAGAGTACTCCTCAACAAGGAACCAG GGGAGGCAGAAGCTGGCCCGGTTCAACGCTCACGAGTTTGCAACTCTCGTCATCGACATCCTCGGGGACGCCAAACGGAGGCAGCAAGGGAATCCTGTCCTGAGCGCCAAAG AAAATGTGGAGCTGATCTTGAAAGCAGTCAACAGCCAGCACAGTACAGAGAGTCAGGACAATGACCAGCCTGACTATGACAGTGTTGCCTCCGACGAGGAGGTAGATCTGGAGACCAGCTCCCTCAAGGCGCCTCGGCAGAAG AGCCTGGATTCTGATTTGTCGGATGGGCCCATCACCGCCCAGGAATACCTGCAGGTGAAAAACGCCCTGGTGGCTTCGGAGGCAAAAATCCAGCAGCTATTGAAG CTTCAGACGCTGCAGAGCGAGAACACCAGCCTCCGAAGGCAAGCCACGCCTAGCGCTTGCCAGGGGCCCACAGGCTCTGAATACACGGAGGCCGGCAACCACTCGCCCTTAAAGTGGCGGCCCTCAGTCCGGAGCAGCAGGCCCATGTCCATGTACGAGACTGGATCGGTGCAGAAGCCCTACCTGCCGCTGGCCGAGGTCTCCTACCCTGAGGAGAACGCCACATCGCGGCTGCAGCCCTTCCCTCTCCAT ATTGGGAAGAGTGGGTTGGCCACCAGCTCTTCTTCGTCTGTGCCCTCCTTCCCCTCCGAACTTTCCTGGTCAAGAGACAAAAACACACGAAAG acATCCAAACTGGAAAAGCAGAGCAGCTTGCCCGACGGGGACTACGACAATACAGTCCCTGCCCTGGAGCTGGACGAGACGGG ATCCCAGAGGAAAGGGAGGCAGCGAAGTGCCGTCCTCCCACAGGGAGAAAGAGCCGTCCTCCCTGAGAGCAAGGAGCCTGACGCTATCCCCAGCACCAGCCTCCCCAGCACAGAGGACGTCATTCGAAAGACGGAGCAGATCACCAAGAACATCCAGGAGCTCCTGCGAGCAGCTCAGGAGAACAAGCATGACAG CTACATACCCTGCTCAGAAAGGATCCGCGTGGCAGTGACAGAGATGGCCGCCCTCTTCCCAAAA AAGCCCCGGTCGGAGCTGGTGCGCACCTCGCTGCGGCTGCTGACCTCCAGCGCCTACCGCTTGCATTCCGAGTGTGCCAAGGCGCTCCCGCCAGAGTCCTGCCCCACGGCTGACGTCCAGCTGGTCACCCAGCAGGTCATCCAGTGCGCCTACGACATCGCCAAGGCCGCCAAGCAGCTGGTCACCATCACAACCAAAGAGAACAGCAACTGA
- the GIT2 gene encoding ARF GTPase-activating protein GIT2 isoform X2 — MSKRLRSSEVCADCSAPDPSWASVNRGVLICDECCSIHRSLGRHISQVRHLKHTPWPPTLLQMVETLYNNGANSIWEHSLLDPASVMSGRRKASPQDKVHPNKAEFIRAKYQMLAFVHRLPCRDDDSVTAKDLSKQLHSSVRTGNLETCLRLLSLGAQANFFHPEKGNTPLHVAAKTGQILQAELLAVYGADPGTQDSSGKTPIDYAKQGGHHELAERLVEMQYELTDRLAFYLCGRKPDHKGGQHFIIPQMADSLDLSELAKAAKKKLQSLSNHLFEELAMDVYDEVDRRETDAVWLATQNHSTLVTETTVVPFLPVNPEYSSTRNQGRQKLARFNAHEFATLVIDILGDAKRRQQGNPVLSAKENVELILKAVNSQHSTESQDNDQPDYDSVASDEEVDLETSSLKAPRQKSLDSDLSDGPITAQEYLQVKNALVASEAKIQQLLKVNIHLSDELRITQKKLQTLQSENTSLRRQATPSACQGPTGSEYTEAGNHSPLKWRPSVRSSRPMSMYETGSVQKPYLPLAEVSYPEENATSRLQPFPLHIGKSGLATSSSSSVPSFPSELSWSRDKNTRKTSKLEKQSSLPDGDYDNTVPALELDETGSQRKGRQRSAVLPQGERAVLPESKEPDAIPSTSLPSTEDVIRKTEQITKNIQELLRAAQENKHDSYIPCSERIRVAVTEMAALFPKKPRSELVRTSLRLLTSSAYRLHSECAKALPPESCPTADVQLVTQQVIQCAYDIAKAAKQLVTITTKENSN; from the exons ATGTCGAAGCGGCTGCGGAGCAGCGAGGTGTGCGCGGACTGCAGCGCTCCTG ATCCATCCTGGGCATCTGTCAACAGAGGGGTCTTGATCTGCGATGAGTGCTGCAGCATCCACCGGAGCCTGGGCCGGCACATCTCCCAAGTCAGGCACCTCAAGCACACTCCGTGGCCCCCAACGCTGCTGCAG atggTGGAGACCTTGTACAATAATGGCGCAAACTCCATTTGGGAACATTCGCTGCTGGACCCTGCATCGGTCATGAGTGGAAGGCGCAAAGCAAGCCCCCAGGACAAAGTGCA CCCCAACAAAGCTGAATTTATCCGGGCGAAGTATCAGATGCTGGCCTTTGTTCATCGCCTGCCTTGCCGGGATGATGACAGTGTGACCGCCAAAGACCTCAGTAAG CAACTCCATTCCAGCGTGCGGACTGGGAACCTGGAAACCTGTTTGCGGCTGCTGTCCCTGGGTGCGCAGGCCAACTTCTTCCACCCC GAGAAGGGAAACACCCCACTGCATGTGGCTGCCAAGACCGGTCAGATTTTGCAGGCGGAATTGCTGGCGGTGTACGGAGCCGATCCTGGCACACAGGACTCCAGTGGGAAGACGCCAATCGATTATGCAAA ACAAGGAGGGCATCACGAGCTGGCGGAACGCCTGGTGGAGATGCAGTACGAGCTCACAGACAGGCTGGCCTTCTATCTGTGTGGCAGGAAACCCG ACCacaaaggagggcagcatttcatCATACCTCAGATGGCAGACAG TTTAGATTTGTCGGAACTGGCCAAGGCAGCCAAGAAGAAGCTTCAGTCG CTGAGCAATCACTTGTTTGAGGAACTTGCCATGGATGTCTACGACGAGGTGGACCGGCGGGAGACAGACGCAG TGTGGCTGGCCACGCAGAACCACAGCACGCTGGTCACCGAGACGACGGTCGTTCCTTTCCTCCCTGTAAATCCAGAGTACTCCTCAACAAGGAACCAG GGGAGGCAGAAGCTGGCCCGGTTCAACGCTCACGAGTTTGCAACTCTCGTCATCGACATCCTCGGGGACGCCAAACGGAGGCAGCAAGGGAATCCTGTCCTGAGCGCCAAAG AAAATGTGGAGCTGATCTTGAAAGCAGTCAACAGCCAGCACAGTACAGAGAGTCAGGACAATGACCAGCCTGACTATGACAGTGTTGCCTCCGACGAGGAGGTAGATCTGGAGACCAGCTCCCTCAAGGCGCCTCGGCAGAAG AGCCTGGATTCTGATTTGTCGGATGGGCCCATCACCGCCCAGGAATACCTGCAGGTGAAAAACGCCCTGGTGGCTTCGGAGGCAAAAATCCAGCAGCTATTGAAGGTGAACATCCACTTGAGCGATGAGCTGAGGATCACGCAGAAGAAG CTTCAGACGCTGCAGAGCGAGAACACCAGCCTCCGAAGGCAAGCCACGCCTAGCGCTTGCCAGGGGCCCACAGGCTCTGAATACACGGAGGCCGGCAACCACTCGCCCTTAAAGTGGCGGCCCTCAGTCCGGAGCAGCAGGCCCATGTCCATGTACGAGACTGGATCGGTGCAGAAGCCCTACCTGCCGCTGGCCGAGGTCTCCTACCCTGAGGAGAACGCCACATCGCGGCTGCAGCCCTTCCCTCTCCAT ATTGGGAAGAGTGGGTTGGCCACCAGCTCTTCTTCGTCTGTGCCCTCCTTCCCCTCCGAACTTTCCTGGTCAAGAGACAAAAACACACGAAAG acATCCAAACTGGAAAAGCAGAGCAGCTTGCCCGACGGGGACTACGACAATACAGTCCCTGCCCTGGAGCTGGACGAGACGGG ATCCCAGAGGAAAGGGAGGCAGCGAAGTGCCGTCCTCCCACAGGGAGAAAGAGCCGTCCTCCCTGAGAGCAAGGAGCCTGACGCTATCCCCAGCACCAGCCTCCCCAGCACAGAGGACGTCATTCGAAAGACGGAGCAGATCACCAAGAACATCCAGGAGCTCCTGCGAGCAGCTCAGGAGAACAAGCATGACAG CTACATACCCTGCTCAGAAAGGATCCGCGTGGCAGTGACAGAGATGGCCGCCCTCTTCCCAAAA AAGCCCCGGTCGGAGCTGGTGCGCACCTCGCTGCGGCTGCTGACCTCCAGCGCCTACCGCTTGCATTCCGAGTGTGCCAAGGCGCTCCCGCCAGAGTCCTGCCCCACGGCTGACGTCCAGCTGGTCACCCAGCAGGTCATCCAGTGCGCCTACGACATCGCCAAGGCCGCCAAGCAGCTGGTCACCATCACAACCAAAGAGAACAGCAACTGA